In Sorghum bicolor cultivar BTx623 chromosome 8, Sorghum_bicolor_NCBIv3, whole genome shotgun sequence, one genomic interval encodes:
- the LOC8074845 gene encoding LOW QUALITY PROTEIN: disease resistance protein RPS4 (The sequence of the model RefSeq protein was modified relative to this genomic sequence to represent the inferred CDS: inserted 2 bases in 1 codon), protein MLTKLSIQTCPLLMFVSKNELDQHGSRGNIMKTEDLASKLASMWEVNSGFNITEVLVEDYSSLKQLTTQMGDDISQHLQIIESGLEEGGDIISDKENMIKAWLFCHEQRIRVLYGRTMELPLVVPFGLVGLVLSSCXDEALAICLGGLTSFTRLRLEYNMALSALPSEEVFEHLIKLDWLTIRGCWCLRSLGGLSAAPYLSRFYCIDCPSLDLARGAEFMSFNLAGELHICGCILAADSFINGLAHLKSLIIMCCRTSPSLSIGHLTSLESLDLIHLPDLCSLEGLSSWQLQYLSLIDVPNLTTKCISQFRVQQLLVVSSFVLLNLMLKAEGFIVPPNLILRYCNEASASFGECANLLSVKHLYFWQCKMEFLPGNLKFLSSLESLDIRHCPNITSLPVLPSSLQRISLYGCDDLRKNCREPDGESWPQISHIRWKHFD, encoded by the exons ATGCTTACAAAATTGTCAATTCAGACGTGCCCACTGCTTATGTTTGTCTCCAAAAATGAGCTCGACCAGCATGGTTCGAGGGGAAATATAATGAAGACAGAGGACCTGGCATCTAAACTTGCATCAATGTGGGAGGTCAATTCAGGATTTAATATTACGGAAGTACTTGTAGAGGACTATTCATCCCTGAAGCAGTTGACAACGCAGATGGGTGATGATATATCACAACATCTTCAAATTATTGAAAGTGGCCTAGAGGAAGGAGGAGATATAATATCAGACAAAGAAAATATGATCAAGGCATGGCTTTTTTGCCATGAGCAGAGGATAAGAGTCCTTTATGGAAGGACCATGGAGCTGCCACTGGTTGTACCATTTGGACTTGTTGGTCTTGTTCTTTCTTCATG AGATGAAGCTTTAGCTATTTGCCTTGGTGGCCTCACTTCATTTACAAGGTTAAGACTGGAATATAATATGGCATTATCTGCACTTCCATCAGAAGAGGTGTTTGAGCATTTGATCAAGCTTGACTGGTTGACTATAAGAGGTTGTTGGTGTCTCAGATCACTGGGGGGCTTAAGTGCTGCTCCATATCTTTCCAGATTTTATTGTATTGATTGCCCTTCTTTAGATCTGGCACGTGGAGCAGAATTTATGTCATTCAACCTTGCTGGAGAGCTCCACATATGTGGCTGCATTCTTGCAGCTGATTCATTCATTAATGGCTTGGCACACCTGAAATCTCTTATCATTATGTGTTGCAGAACCTCCCCGTCCTTATCGATTGGCCACCTGACCTCCCTTGAATCATTAGATCTAATTCATCTCCCCGATCTGTGCTCTCTTGAAGGCTTGTCTTCCTGGCAACTTCAATACCTAAGTTTGATAGATGTTCCAAACCTTACTACCAAGTGCATCTCACAGTTTCGTGTCCAGCAATTGCTCGTCGTTAGTAGTTTCGTACTGCTCAACTTGATGCTCAAGGCTGAAGGGTTTATAGTCCCACCGAACCTTATTCTTCGTTATTGCAACGAGGCGTCAGCTTCCTTTGGAGAATGTGCAAATCTCTTATCTGTCAAGCACCTGTACTTTTGGCAATGCAAAATGGAGTTCCTGCCAGGAAATCTAAAATTTCTCTCAAGTCTGGAGAGTCTTGATATCCGCCATTGCCCCAACATAACATCTTTACCAGTTCTTCCATCCTCCCTCCAGCGCATAAGTCTATATGGTTGTGACGACTTGAGGAAGAACTGCCGAGAGCCTGATGGAGAAAGCTGGCCACAGATTTCACACATCCGCTGGAAGCACTTCGATTAA